attcttccttCTCTTCCAGGTTCTACTACTTGAAATGGTTGACTTACTTGTGATGTCATattatcgaaatgcagatataagAGAGCTCATATCCTTGGATGATGTCATGGAGGAACTTGGATTGGGCCCGAATGGGGGGCTTATCTATTGCATGGAGTATCCTTTCACATAATTTCCTTCTCTTCTAACAATGTCCTTGTTTGATTAAAGCATCCCAAATTGGATGATTTTTAACCTGAAAGACTAATTGAAATGACTAGTTAAGAAAATGAATATAAATGCACAATTCCTCAAAGGATTATGCCAAGCTTTTTGATGGAAGACAGAATAATATCAGAAAAGCATGATTTTTTTCTGCAGAACCTTGAAACGGAATAAATATCTGGGAATTATGCATATGTTTTTATATATAAGATATCCATAACTTGGTTTAGACTGCTAATTGCTCCGAGTAGATTATGACATATTGGTTTGTGTTGTGCTTTGCCAAGCTTTCTGCTTgtcaaagtatattcaagatgcaTGTATGATTGACTTTTGGGGGTTTTTCATGCATTGGTTTCACACATTGAGTCTGATTATGGCGGAAACATCAATGTGTTGCTAGTCGTCTGAATTATATATGTATGGGACTATGAATGATAACAAAGTCCACCTCTGGAGCACCTAATAAAAAACCTCATTACAACCCATACTATGGACTTTATATTTTTCTAGTAAATAATTTTCCCATCTTCCATGTGACTTGAAGAACCTGATCTTCATGCTTCATCATCTATCAGCTTTGTTTCCGTCAGCTTGTTCTATGTGTTTGAATCTCCTACGGTAGTTCATGGTGTCCTTAAGAGTTCTATTGCAACCTGAGACCAATGATTTGTTTACTACTCTGACTTCTTTGATTTGTATAATTATTTCCTTTATACTATAACTTCCTTGAGGCTGCTCTTCAAACTAATATAATGATAGGCAAAGAAACTATCATATACTGTCTAGTGAAATTTGGAATGGTCATACGTTTACCTTATCATATATGCTAAAGATAATGCATGTTTTATTTTCCAAACTGGACAtgctatttttagattttttttctttcattgtgTCATGCTGATAATAGCATTTATCCTATTGTGATTTGAATACTGCAGTTCTAAACACTTAGATTTGGAAATATCATCTGACTTACAAGGGGCATGTGAAGAAATTTCACTCACATTGCGGTTATACTACTTTTTGGAATTGCAAATGTTGGTTTTGAATAGCTGCTTTTGTGGTTTCATGACAAATCCATTGGTCTTTCATGGTGTTGAAAATTCTTATGTggttgaattttttgaatttatgtCTTTGTGACATCATGcctttttttaaagattttttcttcttgataaaCAAACTTTAGGGCATCCTATTCTACACTAGATTTGTAGATGTGGAGATCTTGGTTATGGCTTGAAGAACTTGCTTTTTTCCTTCATAATCATCTTATTATTTGGGTAGGAACCTGCAACATTATTGTGAAGGCTGCATTCTGttcttgttttattttgaatttcCTTAAAGTATTTTCAGGCACCTAGAAGATAGCCTGGATGATTGGTTGACAGTTGAACTGGACAACTATTTGGATGATGACTATCTTGTGTTTGATTGTCCAGGTAATATTACTGAGATAAAACATATTATGCTTTAGAGAGACTTTGTATATGATAAGAAGGAGAAACCAAGTATGCTTCCTATTGATGTTTTTGGATAAATTAATTTTTACCATGATGGATATTCATGTGAAACGTTAGTGATTAGCCATGAGCTAAATTTTACCCAAAGATGCAAAACCAAGTTAGAGTTTTGTGTGCCACCATATGCCCATTAGCCATTAGCATAGTGCTGCCTGCATCATGGATTAAACAATCATGATAACAGGAGAAACTAGTATCGTGGCATGCAAGTGGTACCTTATCACACTTCCAGCCTACTCCAAATTTATCATGGAGTTCTTAACTTTATTTAGTTCAAATTGTGGTTGTTTATGGTTATCTCGATGCCAGCACAtagttttaaataattattatttttctaattttaacaATTATAGTTAGATGCTAAAGCAAAAACAGTTTAAAGACAATTTTTTCTCAAGGGTTGCATAAATGGTTTGTTGGTACTAAAAAGATACAAATTTAACTGATATTATGGGTAAAAATTGGTCTTTCAAACTTTAACAACAAAAGCAACAAATTACTTATCTTCCTTAGGATTGTAAAACAGTTTACTTTATGTGCATTAGGGATCTATTACAGTACAGTGCTGTAGAATTTAAATGATACCTGCTGGCAAAGGAATGTAATCTTCATGGATCATAAGTATTTAGTCCCATAAAGCCCATCATCTTTGGTTTGTATATTTCTCATCCGTAGAGaacatttgtatatgtatatatatacattgtaTGTCTCTGTTATCGAGTCTATTTTGCATTTTAACAATATTTGAACATTAGACGTAATTGTTCCCATAAATCGTGTTTGTAAGTTGATAAAGGTAGACCTAGAACTTTGCCAAAGATCAAAGTCAGACATCAAACTAATCTAGTTTGAGATGGATTTAGTATTAACATAGTTTTATCATGTATACCATTTAATgttaattcaaaaaataatatgaCGAACTCTATACATAAGGCTCTTGCCAATATGAGGTCTAGGAAGGTCCAATTTGTGCAACCCTATTTCTCGGAGAGGCTGCTTTCACACTTAAAGTCTAGTCACCTTGGTTGCAAAGGTGCAATACTAGAAGCTTAAATaatacttttttaaaaaaatgacaaCTAACTTGAAAATCTTTAAGAGAAAGGAAAACTTGAACTAGTATCATATGTTTGAATCTTGCCTTCCTATTTATTTTAAAGGAAATCAGAAGAAGTGACTGTGAGGTTTAGAAATAAACAATCGGTAAACCACCTTCTCCCTGTGTGTGGCCTGGTCAAGTTTTAGAATAAACCTGCGCTATGTACTCCAGGTTTCACGTAATTTATTGTTTGGGCTAATTGATTATTGTTTGGGCCAATTGATAGGGCCACCATCGATTGCCCAATCGTGGTTTGGTATCCCAAAGCCTGGTATCGGGAAGTGATAATAGGAGAGTTCCCATGGCCAAGTGCATCCTGAGTATGACATAGGTATGGCTAAATGCTGCAGAAAATCTTGAATTCATGTTTCTATTAAGCCAAAAGTGTAAGTTAAGATATTATAGTCTTAAATATTTTGGTCTGTAAATGAGTGGTAACATCATACTGTTGTTGAGTGAACACAAATCACACTAGCTACTAAAGACAATGGTATATTTGCAAGAAttacaaaatattattttatcaaccattataaaattgataGCCCTTGGATTTGCACATATATTGTCTATATCAAACACATTCAAATTTTATGGAATTTCAGTTTGTATTTGTGCACCATTAGAGTTCTAAATACCGGTCCAATCTTGGTTCCGGTAACTTAACGGACCAATACAGTACCAGTATACGAGGTGGTATACGATACTAATCTGTATAGTCGGatatcatcaaaaaatttaaaaaaagaataGTGATTATTATTATCTAACTAATCTTGGTTCCGGTAACATATATTGTCTATATCAAACACTTTCAAATTTTATGGAATTTCAGTTTGTATTTGTGCGGCATTAGAGTTCTAAATACCGGTCCAATCTTGGTTCCGGTAACTTAACGGACCAATACAGTACCAGTATACGAGGTGGTATAGGATACTAATCTGTATAGTCGGatatcatcaaaaaaaaaaaaaaatagtgattaTTATCTAGCTATACAGCTCAAAAAATGGTATATTGTACTGATCGAATAACTTACGAAATGGGAATTGCATTAATATCTATAACCAGTATAAGTTACCTGTCCGTTATTATTGAATCTGGTATCAGACTGGTATTTATAAGTTGTAACCTTGACCATGCCCAGTAGGATGGAACATATTTACAACTTTTGGTTCCCGCTTATAGTCACTTTATGATCTCCAGGTCAGATTGAACTCTTTACACATGTTCCTGTTCTGCGAAACTTTGTGGACCATCTAAAGCGCAAGAATTTCAATGTCTGTGCTGTATACTTGCTTGATTCACAGGTTTGTCCCGAGTTATCTTAGTAAGGTTCAAAGTCTTTCATTCAAACTGGTGAACATTTATTTAATTGTATTTGTTACATTTTTCAGTTCATGACAGATGTGCCGAAGTATATAAGTGGTTGCCTGGCATCTCTTTCTGCGATGGTTCAGCTTGAACTACCTCATGTCAACATTCTTTCAAAAATGGACTTGGTGACAGATAAAAAGGATGTTGAGAAGTGGGTTATTATTCATCTATGCTTTAGTTGTATTGTTTTTTACTGTTGTTTCTTGTGGTTCTTACTTCTTGTTCATTTGATTTAGTTACTTAAATCCAGAGGCAAAGATTCTGCTGTCTGAGTTGAATAAGCACATGGCTCCTCGGTTTGCAAACCTGAATAAAGCTTTGGCAGAACTGGTACGAGTAAAAGCAACATATATTTGACATCAATTAGTTATATGTTTATAAATCTTCCGGTTTTGGTGGGTCTGTATTATCGAGATTCTTTTGTAATGTTTACTACATTTTCTAATATAGGAAATATGGGGCCCAGTCTTGTCAATTAATGCAAGCCTCTACAAACCTGTACAAATAAATGCAAGTTAGAATTAAAGGGAGATGCAGGATTTTGGTCTGTGTTGTGTTTAAATAAATAAGGAGTTGGAGTTGCTAGGTATAATATTTTTTTGGCGTAATCTGATGCGTGACATGAATTGTTAGAAAAACATGACTAGTGTATGAATTAAGACACTGGAACTTGGTTTTAGAATGCaaatgatttagctttgtaatgatCAAATAAATTTTACTTTGGTGTTGAAATAGTGCCTTCAGTCTATTCATAACTTTCTTATTGgtttatgcaattgttataatctttgttcttttcttagattgatgactacagcatggTCAACTTTATACCCCTCGACTTAAGGAAGGAGAGCAGGTAAACAAACATCCTAGTAAAGACCCAGCACTTTCTTATATTTGAGAGTATTGAGGTAACTGTGGTTTTATACACAATCGATATTTGAAGTGCTTGTGGATTTTTTTGCTGCTTGGCAGCCATCGTTATGATTTTGAGAGTTTCTTTATCAAATTTGGTGATCAAGCAAATTGTTTGCTCCTGTTTTCAATGTGCTGTCGAGCTTACTATCGGATTCTTCACCTGCATTTGCGCATCCCTGGGTCCAAATTTATTTGATCGTGCTATTAGCTATCGATTTTATTTGCATCCTTAGCCACCACTTCCTGCTGATGATCAGACCTGCCTCGTGCTGATAATTGTTCAGGCTTGAGCCAACCTTAAAAACACTAAcctttttctattcttttttcttttatgcagCATTCAGTATGTATTATCGTGCATTGACAACTGCATCCAGTACGGTGAAGATGCCGATGTGAAGATCAAGGATTTTGATCCGGACGAAGACGATTAATTCAATTATCAATGCTGGGAACATAAGGAACCCCCACCATGACAAAATATCCCAACTTTTCATTTTGTAAAGCCTCCTTTTTCCTTTCTCTACAGTCTTCGACCAGAAGTTTGTTAATCATCTCAACCTTCTTGCATTTGGTTACATTTCAGGAAAGTTAAATACTGTTTTCAACTTTAAACTGTTCATTTGGGTCTTCTCTCTCTCGAGTAAGAAAGGCACGTTAGTTTAGAGTCCTGTAATAGGGAGGAGGCATCTACTCCTGTGCGTGCATTGGTCACCTACTCATGgaagaaatcaagtcaattggccTACAATTTTTTGTTCTCTGTTGTGCTCGAATAAGCTGCccacgtaaaaaaaaaaaaaaaaagtcatattcATCACAGGAAATTCTTAATGGTTTCTCGAATGTAATTGgtgaaatttataatatattgctTGATGAGAAAAAGACATCTGCTTTCATGGATTAGTTTTTCTATAATATtgaattgatttttatatttatataagaaGATGATTTGACAAGTTATATTAGAAATAAATTGTCCTGTTACATTGTTCAGAGcatcatgtaatatatatatattagaaatatattacatatatatatatatatagaaatatatatatatatatatatatatatatatatatattctgttgaCCTTGGAACATAGTGAGACAAAAGACTAAGAGATTTAGGTTTCGTAAAACTAAAATATATTAATGATTAAAAAATAGATGAAATGTTTGTGGGTCTTTAGATACGATCCAAAGGGTTGCTCGTTTGTAGTACgagaaatcaaatatttaagttcaaAAATAACCTCACAATAAAATAAACTGAAAAAGAGGTAACAACACTATCTATGTACACCACCAACCTTCCATAGAATTAAGAGAAAGAGTTTATATTGTGAGATCCAAATCTGTAACAAGGAAGCCTATTAAGATAGACGTCTGACCCATCTATCTGCTACGATCataaatatcttatatttgaGAAAAATATAGGATCATAATTAAAGTTCGTGGGCGAAGCTTGATACGATCGAAAGGTTGTTCATTTATAGTTCGAGAAATCAATGTTTAAGTCACAAAAATAAACTCAAGAGGTAACAAACACTATCTATGTACATCATAACCTTCCATAAAATTAAGAGATACGGTTCTTCCATATTGTTATAGATGATCTGGTTAAAGGGTGCAATAAGATGAAAGAGTTATTGTGAGATTCCAAATCTGTAACGAGGAAGCCTATCGAGATGGATGTCTGACCCAACCTTGTGCCACACAGCAGATGTCAACTCTTTTAGGTTATCTGCAATGGATCATGATAGATGCATTTATTTGCTTATAATCCATGAACCCTTTTCATTTCAGATATATCTCAACCACTTTTCAACTCATATTTGTCAGACTGATGCATTTTCAAAGTTGTGTGCAGGGACAGATCAAAATTAACCATCAAAGATTGCATGCATGCTGATGAAGATTTCAtcaattcattttcaattcaagaTGTAATGCACAAAGTTATTTTGCCATCGAAACTTTTAATCTCCAAGTATCAGACCTTCGTGCTGCTTTCCTGTGTTCCTCTTCGGAAGAATCTGCAGCACCCAAGGATATGTCTCGAAACTGATCACCAGCTGCTTCCATTGGCTAAGCAAGCAGCAGGCCCAACCACCACTCCAAGAGCCAACGTTCCGAGAGTAGCTAATCTTCAACTAAGGTCTCTGAGAGCTAAAATAATGATCTCCAACCACGGTGATGAAAGCTACCAATATGTTGTAATATACACTAAAAAATGTACAATGTACTGATTGATGCTGCTGCATTTGGACACCAAAACCAGATGATTAATTGAATTTGGACCTCAAATCAAGCACCAGGAAAGAGTTTGATCCTTCTTTTGATCAAAAAATAACAATTCCATGTAAAATAATCTGCTTGCTTAACCTCCATGTATTCCAGCAGAATTTGATGGATCTTGGTTTTTCCATTGAATTTAATCAAGGAGTGACATTTTCTTTGACCATCAGCTTGATATCTTCTACTCTGAACAGTTGCAGAAACAACATAGGAGGACTAATCCATATTCTCTCGGTAATGATCAACATGGATATATATGCTACTCCATCTCCCTCGCACTTGTCTCTTCCAAGGAGAATTCACAAGTCAGAAAGACAAATCagagtatttatttatttatttatttactaccCTGGCCTGCCTGCTCCAATTTCTCTTCTTTATTTCTCACCCCCTCCGGTCTCCATGTGGGTCTCTTCTCGTTAGGGTTTCTTCCCACCAGGAGGAAGAGACCATCCCCACCCCACATGCCAAGCTAGGTGAGGTGTGGTGTGGTGGTGGGCACTTGTTAATTTGCACTCTAACCACATGGGTAAATTAGATCTCAATTCTTGGATCTTGTGATATAATGAGTTGGAATCCATAAGCTTGATATCTTCTACTATACATATGGTATTTCCTTATCATCGTAAGTACATCAAGCTGACTATGTAAGACAACCCTTATCTGTGCCCATGACAATTTAGATTTGACTATTCACCAACTCACATTCAGATAACTCATCTTTATATCATCTGTGCAGAATAGACAGCTTATTCTATGTCACAACCCAAAACCAAAATGGCAGATCAAAGTTGGGTGGTCTTATCATTTCTTTACTGATACATGTTCTTATCAGCTAGCCAACAAAGTTGACTACTCCTATACTTTTAAATCTCCATAAGACCCACCTTTTTTTGGG
Above is a genomic segment from Musa acuminata AAA Group cultivar baxijiao chromosome BXJ3-4, Cavendish_Baxijiao_AAA, whole genome shotgun sequence containing:
- the LOC135637242 gene encoding uncharacterized protein LOC135637242; the protein is MGFAQLVIGPAGSGKSTYCSSLYQHCETVRRTMHIVNLDPAAENFDYPVAMDIRELISLDDVMEELGLGPNGGLIYCMEHLEDSLDDWLTVELDNYLDDDYLVFDCPGQIELFTHVPVLRNFVDHLKRKNFNVCAVYLLDSQFMTDVPKYISGCLASLSAMVQLELPHVNILSKMDLVTDKKDVENYLNPEAKILLSELNKHMAPRFANLNKALAELIDDYSMVNFIPLDLRKESSIQYVLSCIDNCIQYGEDADVKIKDFDPDEDD